One stretch of Chitinophaga pendula DNA includes these proteins:
- a CDS encoding non-ribosomal peptide synthetase → MFHSIFTPPVLSPTDRQADVYALTPSQERMWVIYQLNRDSTAYNSPVVRKVDGLIQVSVLKRALHQLLGRHEQLRAVFRLAGERPMLYIQEDSHIPFIHREDVSEEEISELVADFIRPFTLEHGPLIRVGLFSLRGEGGHVLIVDMHHIISDLRSEEVIVYDLFQLYDQAVLPSVPVTYRSYVETLHRRAVEDGVAAVSFWDTQLSEQLPLLEMPTQRARPAVFDFRGSILHFPITGQLTGMLQALADRQQVSLYEVLLSAVYVLLSKYSYQEDIIIGLPHEIRSDLRLDRLVGLFINTLPVRSYPRRSSTFGQLLANVTETVRAVRRYYYHDVGQLVETYCPHRDVSRNPLYDVLFFYQRQQTYHIGALVISPMAFVHHKAEVDLTFGIIERDGVLSFSIEYYAGLFDASAIADMGQHFLQILEVISRDVEIRIGAIPLLPGEVQLAVLAAGEGVITSYPQESITTLFDMQVRRQPMHPALVYCGEQLTYAEVGERVASLASVLRNGGLGAGDVAGILALPSFDMVIAILAVLRAGAAYLALDPEYPWERIQVMLADSGSKVLVAQEELSGLAAAFGLDTIYTGQVDRAVAAAEGPLLPGDALRPAYIAYTSGSSGQPKGIVITHRNVIRTVRDVNYIDITATDKLLQLSTYVFDASVFEIFGALLNGATLVIADRDVRRDLSLLEPLITATGVTVAFMTTALFNVMVDNRPGALFPLRKLLTGGEQVSLRHMQSALSYLGSGKLLHMYGPAESTVYASYYPVDEIGAGDHTVPIGYPLANTQLYILNGTTVVPDGIAGELCIGGDGVASGYIHPQLMKERFVTIPLLPGKLLYRTGDIVKRDARGRLIFIRREDSQVKIRGYRIEPDEVLFALRGHPEVRDGVVSVLKTSAGDLYLHAFYLTDTAVAIPDTLLRTYLRDRLPEFMVPIGYTHLQELPQTPNGKIDHSRLAALVTKEDKAEVVHSPAVTMLEKQVAAIWAELLQLKSIDVHRHFFACGGHSLTATVLSVRLQQYFQVTFPVSEVFQYPTIARMAARIAVYQQEVGDKDKIPRSRKQKYYTLSFPERMVYVHQNSTRQNHSYHSIFPMMITGVLDKDRLEEALNELIQRHEILRSGYLLKDGVPVRTVLERVSISLIYRQGSKKGIAGLVDRLREPYALDQPPLLRAGLLKISGDKYFLAFANHHIISDGVTEAVLMDEISRIYQGQRLLPARPYRDYVAWEQRQWGAGYYRQQEQFWLSHLKDEVPVLQLPYDHPRPAQVTFDGGMVTVEADAMLAASLKALAGDQHTTLFVVLYCAYTVLLHKYTDQEDIIVGVPMANRMHPELQDMLGMFVNMVPWRTAPAAEKYFTLYLREVIEAAAHIYQYQSYPFEQLVKQLQLKKDPSRNPLFDTIFVLQQTGIPLLAINGLHVSPYVIQDNATKVDLTVEIFELEGRLRCCFKYNTQLFEELTIHRMAGHYVQLLSAIVSYPHHKLSALDMLTTGERQQLLDFNPVATSFPGDQSLYQLLLAQVARAPEQVAVQFDDSALTYQQLHEKASHYAGQLIASGARAGTKVALLTDRSLEMIIAIWAVLRIGGTYVPIDPDYPEERILFLLEDSGATIYMTTYAIYPYINWSFEGKRLIVSSDVNILPAELPLLQAPAAPAYIMYTSGSTGSPKGIAVAHHNVIRTVMHTNYVTIYPEDHLLQVSNYAFDGSVFDIFGALLNGATLVLIRQEAIIDIEQLDTVIREKRISVMFVTTALFNACVQTYPQCFLPLRKLLFGGEQVSPAHVNMAIACLGTDKLIHVYGPTENTVFSTAYAINGSAYKDHVPIGVPLSNTRAYVLSRSNMLHPVGVPGELYLGGAGVSDGYWNKPALTAERFVRHALEEGLLYRTGDIVKWNGDGQLVFVRRADQQVKIRGFRIEPGETEQQLSLHADVDQCAVIVHIYADTQDKRLCAFYTSKEALDADTLKEYLSRKVPFYMIPDIFLQLPLLPLTSNGKVDKKELGAMLSADGETIQLQRLQTYVPAETPNEKAVAAVWCDVFGLVDVGKQDNFYTLGGHSLKALQVVNLLQQQGYLITVNDLFSYPTVEELAANIAVHKGRLPIKKREKSRNSGAAAGMFPLSAVQRRFFQRPLINRNIFNSPFLVLLKTYVAPAVIRTAMQEILKAHVILTVHFKQQADGEWEQCTGDFSPADYFLQTDLGSIPVTQHEATVTAHCAALQGQFSLTTGPLLRVLLFDNYLEPGQQALFFLFHHLIFDGISWQVLMDELRRRCLPFSGADNGHSSITYRDWCLRLEQYARSGKFKTANTYWRQLRKKGAASFIPDLLPGRQPLQKEMTYFIADILKDEAEVVYLQQAVGHYKGNVFNLLLTAFYCACEELQGSKAMSLYVMTAQRESFFPHIDISDTVGFFAGAYPIHLAYNGSAIEYEKIIQMVKNTLLRVPKGGLDYFVLKHMPPHAEAHKGADMEYPILFHYLNLPAAEEGTDFYTPLQLPVGITHDMNNPSAYLINITATMSPHGVKLTFYFSQAHFYEKTITALAAAFQRHLQHIIHPQK, encoded by the coding sequence ATGTTCCATTCTATTTTTACGCCACCTGTGTTGTCGCCGACAGACAGGCAAGCGGACGTATATGCCCTGACCCCCTCTCAAGAGCGGATGTGGGTCATTTACCAATTAAACCGTGATAGTACTGCTTATAATTCTCCTGTGGTCCGGAAGGTCGATGGTCTGATACAGGTGTCTGTTCTGAAGCGGGCGTTGCACCAGTTATTGGGGCGCCACGAGCAATTGCGCGCGGTATTCCGGTTAGCCGGAGAACGACCTATGTTGTATATACAGGAGGACAGTCATATTCCCTTTATTCACCGGGAAGATGTTAGTGAAGAAGAGATCAGCGAGTTGGTGGCTGACTTTATCCGACCATTTACGCTGGAGCATGGCCCATTGATACGTGTGGGATTATTTAGCCTGAGAGGCGAAGGGGGGCATGTGCTGATCGTAGATATGCATCATATCATATCTGATCTCAGGTCTGAAGAGGTGATTGTTTACGATCTTTTTCAATTGTATGATCAGGCGGTGCTGCCATCGGTGCCGGTTACTTACCGATCATATGTGGAAACGTTGCATAGGCGGGCCGTTGAAGACGGCGTTGCGGCGGTTAGTTTCTGGGATACACAATTGAGTGAGCAACTGCCATTGCTGGAAATGCCTACGCAACGTGCGCGTCCGGCGGTTTTTGATTTCAGGGGTAGTATCCTTCATTTTCCGATTACGGGCCAGCTGACCGGTATGTTGCAGGCGTTGGCCGATCGACAGCAGGTTTCTTTATACGAGGTGTTGCTCAGTGCGGTCTATGTGTTACTCAGTAAGTACAGTTACCAGGAGGATATTATTATCGGGCTGCCGCATGAGATCAGGTCAGATCTCCGGCTGGACCGTTTAGTAGGTTTGTTTATCAATACGCTGCCTGTCAGGTCTTATCCGCGGAGGAGCAGTACATTCGGTCAATTGCTGGCCAATGTAACGGAGACTGTACGTGCGGTCCGGCGATACTATTATCATGACGTGGGTCAGTTAGTGGAAACTTATTGTCCGCATAGGGATGTGAGCAGGAACCCACTTTATGACGTGTTATTTTTCTACCAGCGTCAGCAGACCTATCATATTGGTGCGTTGGTGATATCGCCCATGGCGTTTGTACATCATAAGGCGGAGGTGGACCTGACATTTGGTATTATTGAGCGGGATGGGGTATTGAGTTTTTCGATCGAGTATTATGCCGGATTGTTTGATGCATCTGCTATTGCGGATATGGGTCAACATTTCCTACAGATATTGGAAGTGATCAGTCGTGATGTGGAGATACGGATTGGGGCTATTCCCCTGCTTCCGGGGGAGGTGCAGTTGGCGGTATTGGCGGCTGGAGAGGGGGTTATCACCTCCTACCCACAAGAAAGTATCACCACCCTTTTTGATATGCAGGTGAGGCGGCAGCCCATGCATCCTGCGCTGGTATATTGTGGTGAGCAGCTGACTTATGCGGAGGTGGGTGAGCGGGTAGCTTCGCTGGCCAGTGTTTTACGCAATGGTGGGCTGGGGGCAGGCGATGTTGCCGGTATATTGGCGCTGCCATCGTTTGATATGGTCATTGCTATCCTGGCGGTATTGCGGGCTGGTGCTGCTTATCTTGCTTTGGACCCGGAATACCCGTGGGAGCGTATACAAGTTATGTTGGCGGATAGTGGCAGTAAGGTGCTTGTGGCGCAGGAGGAGCTGTCTGGTCTGGCGGCGGCATTCGGGTTGGACACGATATATACGGGCCAGGTGGATCGAGCGGTAGCGGCGGCGGAAGGGCCGTTATTACCCGGCGATGCGTTGCGGCCCGCTTATATCGCTTACACGTCGGGCTCCAGCGGGCAGCCGAAGGGCATTGTGATCACGCATCGGAATGTGATCCGTACTGTGCGGGACGTGAATTATATCGATATCACTGCTACGGATAAACTACTGCAGTTGTCTACCTATGTATTTGATGCATCGGTATTCGAGATATTTGGTGCGCTGCTGAATGGTGCGACGTTGGTCATTGCTGACCGGGACGTGCGGCGGGATCTGTCGTTGCTGGAGCCGCTGATTACGGCTACGGGTGTTACTGTTGCTTTTATGACGACGGCATTGTTCAATGTGATGGTGGATAATCGTCCTGGTGCTTTATTTCCCTTACGTAAATTATTGACTGGCGGGGAGCAGGTATCGCTGCGGCATATGCAATCAGCGTTGTCTTATCTGGGATCGGGAAAGCTGCTGCATATGTATGGGCCAGCGGAGAGTACGGTATATGCGTCCTATTACCCGGTGGATGAGATTGGGGCAGGTGATCACACGGTTCCTATAGGTTATCCGCTTGCCAATACCCAGTTGTATATACTCAATGGTACTACGGTTGTACCGGATGGTATTGCGGGAGAGCTGTGTATTGGCGGAGACGGGGTAGCCAGCGGATACATTCATCCGCAGCTGATGAAGGAGCGATTTGTGACTATTCCTTTATTACCCGGCAAGTTGTTGTATCGTACCGGCGATATAGTAAAGCGGGATGCGAGGGGGCGCTTGATATTTATCAGAAGGGAGGATAGCCAGGTGAAGATACGCGGGTATCGCATAGAGCCTGATGAGGTTCTGTTTGCATTGCGCGGTCATCCGGAGGTCAGGGACGGCGTTGTATCGGTACTAAAGACCAGTGCGGGAGATTTGTATCTGCATGCATTTTACCTCACGGATACGGCGGTTGCTATTCCGGATACGCTGTTGCGGACCTATTTACGGGACCGGTTGCCGGAGTTTATGGTACCTATCGGCTATACGCATTTACAGGAGCTACCGCAGACACCGAACGGTAAAATAGATCATTCCCGGCTGGCGGCATTAGTGACGAAGGAAGATAAGGCGGAAGTTGTTCATTCGCCGGCGGTGACGATGCTGGAGAAGCAGGTAGCTGCTATCTGGGCGGAGTTGTTGCAATTGAAATCGATAGATGTTCACCGGCATTTCTTTGCCTGTGGGGGGCATTCGCTGACGGCTACTGTATTATCGGTGCGGTTGCAACAATATTTCCAGGTGACATTTCCTGTCAGTGAAGTATTCCAGTATCCTACTATTGCGCGTATGGCGGCACGTATTGCCGTTTATCAGCAGGAGGTGGGTGATAAGGATAAGATTCCACGCAGCAGGAAGCAAAAATATTATACACTAAGTTTTCCGGAGCGGATGGTCTATGTGCACCAGAACAGTACCCGTCAGAATCATAGTTATCATTCTATTTTTCCGATGATGATCACTGGCGTTCTGGATAAGGATCGTCTGGAGGAGGCGCTGAATGAGCTGATACAAAGGCATGAGATACTTCGTAGCGGATACCTGCTGAAGGACGGAGTGCCGGTGCGGACGGTATTGGAGCGGGTATCTATATCACTTATATACCGGCAGGGTAGCAAGAAAGGTATTGCGGGGCTGGTAGATAGACTACGGGAACCATATGCCCTGGATCAGCCGCCATTGCTGCGTGCGGGCTTGTTAAAGATAAGTGGGGACAAGTATTTCCTGGCATTTGCTAATCATCACATTATTTCTGACGGTGTTACGGAGGCAGTATTGATGGATGAGATCAGCCGTATTTACCAGGGGCAGCGGTTGCTGCCGGCGAGGCCGTACAGGGATTATGTTGCCTGGGAGCAACGTCAGTGGGGGGCGGGCTACTATCGGCAGCAGGAGCAGTTCTGGTTGTCTCATTTAAAGGATGAAGTACCTGTTTTGCAATTGCCATATGATCACCCACGTCCTGCGCAGGTTACTTTTGACGGGGGGATGGTCACTGTGGAAGCAGATGCGATGTTAGCAGCAAGTTTAAAGGCATTGGCCGGTGATCAGCATACTACGTTGTTTGTCGTGTTGTATTGTGCGTATACGGTATTGTTGCATAAGTATACGGATCAGGAAGATATTATAGTGGGGGTACCGATGGCGAACCGGATGCATCCGGAGCTACAGGACATGCTGGGGATGTTTGTCAACATGGTGCCTTGGCGAACAGCACCTGCTGCGGAGAAATACTTTACCCTGTACTTAAGGGAGGTGATCGAGGCTGCTGCTCATATTTACCAGTATCAATCTTATCCATTTGAGCAGCTGGTGAAGCAGTTGCAACTAAAAAAGGACCCGTCCCGTAATCCCTTGTTCGATACCATCTTTGTATTGCAACAGACAGGTATTCCATTGCTTGCGATCAATGGTTTGCATGTGAGCCCATATGTTATTCAGGATAATGCGACGAAGGTCGATCTGACGGTAGAGATATTTGAACTGGAGGGAAGGTTACGCTGCTGTTTTAAATACAATACGCAGTTGTTTGAGGAACTTACTATTCACCGGATGGCGGGGCATTATGTGCAGTTATTATCGGCTATCGTTTCTTATCCGCATCACAAGTTGTCTGCGCTGGACATGCTTACTACCGGGGAGCGGCAGCAGTTATTGGACTTTAACCCAGTTGCAACCTCTTTTCCAGGTGATCAATCGCTTTACCAGCTATTGCTGGCACAGGTAGCGCGGGCACCTGAACAAGTGGCTGTTCAGTTTGACGATAGTGCGCTCACTTACCAGCAGTTGCATGAAAAGGCCAGTCATTATGCCGGGCAGCTGATCGCCTCCGGTGCGCGGGCAGGTACGAAGGTGGCGTTGCTTACTGACAGGTCCCTGGAAATGATCATCGCCATCTGGGCGGTATTGCGGATAGGAGGTACTTATGTGCCGATCGATCCTGACTATCCTGAAGAAAGGATACTGTTCCTGTTGGAAGATAGTGGTGCGACCATCTATATGACTACGTATGCTATTTACCCATATATCAACTGGTCATTTGAAGGGAAAAGATTGATCGTAAGCAGTGATGTCAACATTTTACCTGCGGAGCTACCCTTGCTGCAAGCTCCTGCGGCTCCTGCGTACATTATGTATACTTCGGGGTCTACGGGGTCGCCGAAGGGTATCGCGGTCGCACATCATAATGTGATCCGTACGGTGATGCACACTAACTACGTTACTATTTATCCTGAAGATCATTTATTGCAGGTGTCCAACTATGCATTTGATGGGTCTGTGTTTGATATCTTCGGAGCGTTGCTGAACGGCGCTACGCTTGTGCTTATACGCCAGGAGGCTATTATAGATATAGAACAGCTGGATACGGTGATCCGGGAAAAACGCATCAGCGTGATGTTTGTGACGACGGCATTGTTCAATGCCTGTGTGCAGACCTATCCACAATGTTTCCTGCCACTGCGGAAGCTATTGTTTGGCGGGGAGCAGGTTTCACCGGCACATGTGAATATGGCCATTGCATGCCTGGGTACTGATAAGCTCATTCACGTATACGGGCCGACGGAGAATACTGTTTTCAGTACGGCTTATGCGATCAATGGCAGTGCATATAAGGATCATGTACCCATAGGCGTTCCTTTATCGAATACGCGGGCGTATGTGTTGAGTCGTTCGAATATGTTACATCCTGTTGGAGTACCCGGTGAATTGTATCTGGGGGGGGCGGGCGTGAGTGATGGGTACTGGAACAAGCCAGCGCTTACGGCGGAGCGTTTCGTCCGGCATGCGTTGGAGGAGGGGTTGTTGTATCGTACGGGCGATATTGTCAAATGGAATGGGGACGGGCAGCTGGTTTTTGTGAGGCGGGCAGATCAGCAGGTGAAGATCCGCGGATTCCGTATAGAGCCAGGAGAAACGGAGCAGCAGTTGTCATTACATGCGGATGTGGATCAATGTGCGGTTATCGTGCATATATATGCTGACACGCAGGATAAGCGGCTTTGTGCTTTTTATACTTCAAAGGAAGCGCTTGATGCAGACACGCTGAAAGAATATTTAAGCAGGAAGGTGCCCTTCTATATGATACCTGATATCTTTTTGCAGCTACCGTTGTTGCCCCTGACGAGTAATGGTAAGGTCGACAAGAAGGAGTTGGGTGCTATGCTTTCTGCGGATGGGGAGACTATTCAACTACAGCGGTTGCAGACATATGTGCCTGCGGAGACGCCGAATGAAAAGGCGGTAGCTGCTGTCTGGTGTGATGTTTTTGGATTGGTTGATGTTGGTAAGCAAGATAACTTCTATACACTAGGAGGGCATTCGCTGAAAGCTTTGCAGGTGGTAAATTTGTTGCAGCAGCAGGGGTATTTGATTACGGTCAATGACCTGTTCAGCTATCCAACTGTTGAAGAATTAGCTGCTAATATTGCTGTACACAAGGGCCGTTTACCCATTAAAAAAAGAGAGAAGAGCCGTAACTCCGGGGCTGCGGCCGGGATGTTCCCTTTGTCGGCGGTACAGCGGCGATTCTTTCAGCGTCCGCTTATCAACCGGAACATCTTTAACAGTCCTTTCCTGGTATTGCTTAAGACGTATGTAGCCCCGGCAGTTATCCGAACTGCTATGCAGGAGATACTGAAGGCACACGTTATACTTACGGTACATTTTAAGCAGCAGGCGGATGGGGAGTGGGAGCAGTGTACAGGTGACTTTTCGCCAGCGGATTATTTCCTGCAAACAGATCTGGGTAGTATTCCGGTGACGCAGCATGAGGCGACTGTTACGGCTCATTGTGCGGCTTTGCAAGGGCAGTTTTCGCTCACAACAGGGCCATTGCTCCGGGTATTATTATTTGATAATTACCTGGAGCCCGGGCAACAGGCACTCTTTTTCCTCTTTCATCATTTGATATTCGACGGGATCTCGTGGCAGGTGTTGATGGACGAATTGCGTCGTCGTTGTTTGCCATTTTCTGGTGCGGATAACGGTCATTCGAGTATAACGTATCGCGATTGGTGTCTGCGGTTGGAGCAGTATGCCCGGTCCGGCAAGTTTAAGACCGCCAATACTTATTGGCGGCAGCTGAGGAAAAAAGGAGCTGCCTCTTTTATTCCTGATCTGTTACCCGGGCGGCAGCCTTTACAGAAGGAGATGACCTATTTTATTGCTGATATCCTGAAGGATGAGGCGGAAGTAGTTTATTTGCAACAAGCTGTTGGTCATTACAAGGGGAATGTATTCAACCTGCTCTTAACGGCTTTCTATTGTGCGTGCGAGGAGTTGCAAGGAAGCAAGGCAATGTCCTTATATGTGATGACTGCACAGCGGGAGTCTTTCTTCCCCCATATAGATATTTCGGATACGGTAGGTTTTTTTGCCGGCGCATATCCGATACACCTGGCATATAATGGGTCCGCCATCGAATACGAAAAGATCATACAGATGGTGAAAAACACTTTATTACGGGTGCCGAAGGGCGGGCTGGATTATTTTGTATTGAAACATATGCCACCTCATGCGGAAGCCCATAAGGGTGCGGATATGGAATACCCTATATTGTTCCATTATCTGAACCTGCCGGCGGCGGAAGAAGGAACGGATTTTTATACGCCATTGCAGTTACCCGTTGGCATAACACACGATATGAATAACCCCTCAGCTTACCTGATCAACATAACGGCTACAATGTCGCCCCATGGGGTGAAGCTAACATTCTACTTTAGCCAGGCGCATTTTTATGAAAAGACGATTACTGCCCTGGCGGCGGCTTTCCAACGACATTTACAACATATTATCCATCCTCAAAAATAA
- a CDS encoding glycine zipper domain-containing protein: MRQLLIALVTMTGFAACTSQAGTHTPDTAIAIEKAKKQTIDSMNAIQSVKQRVIDSMSTLKRSADRHSTASHRNNSSAGYSANTYNEPAAAPAATTTAAAPVAKKKKGWSHTAKGAVVGAGTGAITGAIINKNHAQGAIIGTLIGAGVGAGTGAIVDHVKKKKGQQ; encoded by the coding sequence ATGAGACAGTTATTAATAGCTTTAGTCACAATGACAGGTTTTGCTGCCTGTACCTCTCAGGCTGGTACACATACGCCAGATACCGCTATTGCTATAGAGAAAGCCAAGAAACAAACCATAGACTCTATGAACGCCATTCAATCCGTGAAACAACGTGTAATAGACTCTATGAGTACACTGAAGAGAAGTGCGGACAGACATAGCACAGCTTCTCATAGGAATAATAGCAGTGCCGGCTACAGTGCCAACACTTACAATGAACCAGCAGCAGCACCGGCTGCAACAACAACCGCCGCAGCCCCGGTAGCCAAAAAGAAAAAGGGCTGGAGCCATACCGCTAAAGGTGCAGTCGTAGGTGCCGGTACAGGCGCTATCACTGGTGCCATCATCAATAAAAACCATGCCCAGGGCGCCATCATAGGAACCCTTATCGGTGCCGGTGTCGGTGCTGGAACAGGTGCCATCGTGGACCATGTAAAAAAGAAAAAAGGACAACAATAA
- a CDS encoding T9SS type A sorting domain-containing protein, translating to MKSHVYLFPGATNGCRLRLLLLSFFLVLGASTSYAQQNTYEAENGTVSNGGQISNCSSCSGGKLVGYLGGNTNGTVTIPVQVTTAGKYVLKIFYAGGDPRTIAVSINNANTRLIACEASGGWETVSAAALTVQLNAGVNSVRLDNNSGWAPNIDKITVTPVRSWSIAFGGANRILCDTASGLIDVYYNDDRIIGDAYAIGYNSGVAYSSLQYTRRTVDSNAILDSLGAGRKYIIKHTGNGLPTLQQIFYVYPHLPYFLTEIVLAGTALKSNKMVPLIASFVNLPGSVNVYNLFVPFDNDTFISYNAKSMSTAQANTSAEVGVVYDNVTRKGLFTGSVEHGIWKTGVRSSGQGSQLSEWTIWGGYSEEQVTRDKKPHGTISANSIRSPKVMIGYVSDWRQGLEAFANVTRQTTPRYLPNWTGGTPFGWNSWGEMKTNLTLARANAVVDFFATQLPVFRSDSTAFIDLDSYWDNLSSGGITGDFSQLTQFANYCKSKGLQPGIYWAPFVDWGKFDRQLEGSSFNYQDTWLKQNGQYHDLDGCRAMDPTHPGTRQRLAYLIGKFKACGFKMIKIDFLGHAAIEADAFYDPTVTTGMQAYRKGMEYLVDQLGGQMLVYAAISPSMATMPYVHMRRIACDAESNIGASAYTLNSTNYGWWQSLMYNYIDADHLVFRNETEGTNRARLASGIVTGTLIMGDDYSVPNASLVDKSQRLLQRTELLDIAKRGNGKAFRPVDGNTGTQPGELYVRRVGDDYYLAVFNFTQAAKQYNISLDRIGWPGSYVARELFRDSLYTAKGSLQVTIPGSDAGIFRFELPAHREDSANTARMIAPLEKGEVGGTILYPNPAKDRIMIRNSTRINSIRCVDMKGNIMKEVRHINDMQYQLDISAYQPAMYFLLIDDSTGKHKTYKFIKQ from the coding sequence ATGAAATCCCATGTCTATCTATTTCCGGGCGCAACCAACGGATGCCGGTTACGCCTGCTCTTACTATCTTTTTTTCTAGTGCTCGGGGCCAGCACGTCTTATGCCCAGCAAAATACTTATGAAGCCGAAAACGGCACTGTATCCAATGGTGGCCAGATCAGTAACTGTAGCAGTTGCTCTGGCGGAAAGTTAGTCGGTTACCTCGGTGGTAATACGAATGGTACGGTTACTATACCCGTACAGGTTACTACGGCAGGTAAGTATGTATTGAAGATATTTTATGCGGGAGGGGATCCCCGTACGATCGCTGTTAGTATCAATAATGCGAATACCCGGCTGATTGCCTGTGAAGCTTCCGGAGGGTGGGAGACTGTATCTGCCGCTGCGCTTACTGTACAACTTAATGCCGGTGTAAATAGTGTACGGTTGGATAATAATAGCGGATGGGCACCTAATATCGACAAAATAACGGTGACGCCTGTTCGTTCATGGTCTATCGCCTTTGGTGGTGCTAATCGTATCCTCTGTGATACTGCATCGGGGCTAATAGATGTGTATTATAACGATGATCGTATCATCGGCGATGCTTATGCTATTGGGTACAATAGTGGGGTTGCCTATAGCAGTCTCCAATATACCAGAAGAACGGTTGACAGCAATGCGATTCTTGATAGTTTAGGCGCTGGCCGGAAGTATATCATTAAACATACCGGGAACGGATTGCCGACGCTGCAGCAGATATTTTACGTGTATCCTCATCTGCCTTATTTCTTGACTGAGATCGTACTGGCTGGCACCGCTTTGAAGAGTAATAAAATGGTCCCTCTCATAGCCAGTTTTGTTAATTTGCCCGGTAGCGTAAACGTTTACAATCTGTTTGTACCGTTCGATAATGACACGTTTATCAGTTATAATGCCAAGTCGATGTCTACGGCGCAGGCCAATACCAGTGCGGAGGTAGGGGTAGTATACGATAATGTGACGCGTAAGGGATTATTTACCGGTTCAGTGGAACATGGTATATGGAAAACGGGTGTAAGGAGCAGCGGGCAAGGAAGCCAGCTATCTGAATGGACCATTTGGGGTGGCTATTCGGAAGAGCAGGTTACCCGGGACAAGAAGCCACACGGTACCATCAGTGCCAACAGTATACGCTCTCCGAAGGTAATGATAGGCTATGTCAGCGATTGGCGCCAGGGGCTGGAAGCTTTTGCCAATGTAACTCGCCAGACTACGCCCCGATATTTGCCTAATTGGACGGGTGGTACGCCCTTTGGGTGGAATAGCTGGGGAGAAATGAAAACCAACCTTACGCTGGCCCGGGCTAATGCTGTAGTAGATTTCTTTGCCACACAGCTGCCTGTTTTCCGTAGTGACAGCACCGCTTTTATTGATCTGGATTCTTACTGGGATAATCTTTCTTCGGGAGGTATTACGGGTGACTTCAGCCAGCTGACACAGTTTGCCAATTATTGCAAAAGCAAAGGTCTGCAGCCAGGCATTTACTGGGCGCCGTTTGTGGACTGGGGTAAGTTTGATCGCCAGTTGGAGGGTAGTAGTTTTAACTACCAGGATACGTGGCTAAAACAGAATGGACAGTATCATGACCTGGATGGGTGCCGGGCGATGGATCCGACGCATCCAGGTACCCGTCAGCGTCTTGCTTATCTTATTGGTAAATTCAAAGCCTGTGGGTTTAAGATGATCAAGATAGACTTCCTGGGGCATGCGGCTATAGAAGCTGACGCGTTTTATGACCCAACTGTTACCACTGGTATGCAGGCATATAGAAAAGGAATGGAATACCTGGTAGATCAGCTCGGTGGGCAGATGCTGGTATATGCGGCTATATCTCCCAGTATGGCTACTATGCCCTATGTACATATGCGACGTATTGCCTGTGATGCAGAAAGTAATATCGGAGCTTCCGCCTATACGCTCAACAGTACGAACTATGGCTGGTGGCAGTCGCTTATGTATAACTATATTGATGCGGATCATCTTGTTTTCAGGAATGAGACAGAAGGCACGAACAGGGCCAGGTTGGCATCTGGTATTGTGACTGGTACTTTGATCATGGGGGATGATTATTCTGTACCTAATGCTTCGCTGGTCGACAAGTCTCAACGCCTTTTACAGCGTACGGAATTGCTTGATATTGCCAAACGAGGTAATGGGAAAGCATTCCGGCCTGTGGACGGTAACACGGGCACTCAGCCAGGCGAGCTATATGTTCGCAGGGTAGGGGACGATTACTACTTGGCAGTGTTTAACTTTACGCAGGCTGCTAAGCAGTACAATATTTCTTTGGATCGGATCGGCTGGCCAGGTAGTTATGTGGCCAGGGAGCTTTTCCGGGATAGTTTATATACGGCAAAGGGTAGCCTGCAGGTGACCATACCGGGATCTGATGCAGGTATTTTCCGTTTTGAACTACCGGCTCATCGGGAAGACAGTGCCAATACTGCGAGGATGATAGCACCGTTGGAAAAGGGAGAAGTTGGCGGAACGATCCTTTATCCTAATCCAGCCAAAGACCGGATCATGATAAGGAACAGTACGAGGATCAACAGTATCCGTTGTGTAGATATGAAGGGCAATATTATGAAAGAGGTAAGACATATTAATGATATGCAGTACCAGTTGGATATTTCGGCTTACCAGCCTGCCATGTACTTTCTTTTGATCGACGATAGTACGGGAAAGCATAAGACCTATAAATTCATTAAGCAATAG